A single Inediibacterium massiliense DNA region contains:
- a CDS encoding FecCD family ABC transporter permease, protein MENKFIHILQKKRYKEKVVAIVFIILLFCTFLFSINLGKASIDPMDVVKIIIGKITGNMQLYTNIEQSYEVIVWNIRIPRALIAIIVGSGLAVSGVVFQSLLMNPLADSYTMGVSSGAAFGATMAIYLNLFVDSFHVSVTVFAFIGAFLTLGIVMSIAKVKGYLSTTNLIIAGIIVSSILSAGIKLLKSMAGENVSAIVNWLMGSLAARNWEHVIISVPIIIFCMMVCIYFSEDLNLLCLGEKEAKALGIDTQKIQKIFLICGSLITAVCVSVSGVIGFVGLIVPHMLRFIVGSDNRILIPLSALLGGELLLLADTGARTLMNVEIPVGVLTTLLGGPFFIYIFMTRNKSLR, encoded by the coding sequence ATGGAAAATAAATTTATACATATATTACAAAAAAAACGTTATAAAGAAAAAGTTGTAGCCATTGTTTTTATTATTTTATTATTTTGTACTTTTCTATTTTCGATTAATCTAGGAAAAGCATCTATAGATCCTATGGATGTAGTTAAAATTATTATTGGAAAAATCACAGGAAATATGCAACTGTATACAAACATTGAACAATCTTATGAAGTAATTGTGTGGAATATAAGAATTCCAAGAGCTTTAATTGCTATCATAGTAGGAAGTGGTTTGGCAGTTTCTGGAGTTGTTTTTCAATCTCTTTTGATGAATCCATTAGCTGATTCTTATACAATGGGGGTTTCCTCAGGAGCAGCCTTTGGAGCTACTATGGCAATTTATCTAAATTTATTTGTAGACTCTTTTCATGTTTCTGTAACTGTATTTGCTTTTATAGGAGCATTTTTAACACTAGGAATTGTCATGAGCATTGCGAAAGTAAAAGGTTATTTAAGTACTACCAACTTAATTATTGCAGGGATTATTGTAAGTTCTATTTTATCTGCAGGAATTAAGCTTTTGAAAAGCATGGCAGGGGAAAATGTTTCAGCTATTGTCAATTGGCTTATGGGAAGCTTGGCTGCAAGAAACTGGGAACATGTGATCATTAGTGTTCCAATTATTATATTTTGTATGATGGTATGTATATATTTTTCAGAGGATTTAAATCTTTTGTGTTTAGGTGAAAAGGAAGCAAAAGCATTAGGAATTGATACTCAAAAAATTCAAAAAATATTTTTGATTTGTGGATCTTTGATTACTGCTGTGTGTGTATCTGTAAGTGGTGTGATTGGTTTCGTAGGACTTATTGTTCCTCATATGTTAAGATTTATAGTAGGATCAGATAATAGGATTTTGATTCCTTTGTCCGCACTTTTAGGTGGAGAATTGTTACTTTTAGCAGACACGGGTGCAAGAACTCTTATGAATGTGGAAATTCCTGTTGGAGTATTGACTACTTTATTAGGAGGACCATTTTTTATCTACATATTTATGACGAGAAATAAATCCCTAAGATAG
- a CDS encoding cobalt-factor II C(20)-methyltransferase, protein MAKFYGIGTGPGDSTLVTIKAVKTIEKLDLLVTPEPKEGGDSLALSIVKEYILPTTEIRQRHFPMNFNDEEKNKAWQEIADEIEKEVKNGKNVGFITLGDPMLYSTYVYILNLLKENIEIETIPGISAFSNIASSQNFPLVMDREALVVLPCTADEEKIDFTLQHYNSIVLMKVYKNFKEIIEKLKKYNLIQHAILVSNSSLDKEVVFTDLENITQEQISYFSTILINKEN, encoded by the coding sequence ATGGCAAAATTTTATGGAATTGGTACAGGTCCTGGAGACAGCACATTAGTTACCATCAAAGCAGTAAAAACAATAGAAAAATTAGATCTTTTAGTTACACCAGAACCAAAAGAAGGAGGAGATAGTCTCGCTTTATCTATCGTAAAAGAATATATTCTTCCTACTACGGAAATTCGTCAAAGACATTTTCCTATGAATTTCAATGATGAAGAAAAAAATAAAGCTTGGCAAGAAATTGCTGATGAAATCGAAAAAGAAGTTAAAAATGGAAAAAATGTAGGATTTATTACTTTAGGTGATCCAATGCTTTATAGTACCTATGTATATATTTTGAATCTTTTAAAAGAAAATATAGAAATAGAAACGATTCCTGGAATTAGTGCTTTTTCTAATATTGCATCTAGTCAAAACTTTCCACTTGTCATGGATAGAGAAGCATTAGTCGTACTTCCTTGTACTGCTGATGAAGAAAAAATTGATTTTACTCTCCAACACTATAATTCTATTGTACTGATGAAAGTATATAAAAACTTTAAAGAAATTATTGAAAAACTAAAAAAATATAATTTAATTCAACATGCAATTTTAGTAAGCAATTCTTCTTTAGACAAAGAAGTGGTCTTTACAGATTTAGAAAATATTACACAAGAGCAAATTTCTTATTTCTCTACTATATTGATCAACAAAGAAAATTAA
- a CDS encoding ABC transporter ATP-binding protein: protein MYQINNLSFSYDNKQVLKGIDFHIEKGKMTTIVGPNGSGKTTLLNVMNGYFDQYKGEIFLLEKNIKDYDIKELSQKIAIISQNVQIKFPFTCMEIVMMGRTPFKERMKNFKKEDLDIVYESMESTQTLQFAHIPITHLSGGEKQRVMMAKAFAQTPKVLFLDEAFSNMDIQYTIKFLNLLKKMIKEKGLTVISIMHDLNLTDLFSDHILALKNGQVVEYGLTKEVFQPELIKELFGICVKKTGEQGLVVLPNM from the coding sequence ATGTATCAGATAAATAATTTATCTTTTTCCTATGACAATAAACAAGTTTTAAAAGGTATTGATTTTCATATTGAAAAAGGAAAAATGACTACAATTGTTGGACCAAACGGTTCTGGAAAAACTACCCTTTTGAATGTAATGAATGGTTATTTCGACCAATATAAAGGAGAAATTTTTCTTTTAGAAAAAAACATTAAAGATTATGATATAAAGGAATTAAGCCAAAAGATAGCTATCATTTCTCAAAATGTACAAATAAAATTTCCATTTACTTGTATGGAAATAGTTATGATGGGAAGAACCCCTTTTAAAGAAAGAATGAAAAATTTTAAAAAAGAAGATTTAGATATTGTGTATGAAAGTATGGAGAGTACACAAACATTACAGTTTGCACATATTCCCATCACCCATTTAAGTGGAGGAGAAAAACAAAGAGTGATGATGGCAAAAGCATTCGCTCAAACACCTAAAGTTTTATTTTTAGATGAAGCTTTTTCTAATATGGATATTCAATATACAATAAAGTTTTTAAATCTTTTAAAGAAAATGATCAAAGAAAAGGGGTTAACAGTAATTTCTATTATGCATGATTTGAATTTAACAGATCTTTTTAGTGATCATATATTGGCACTTAAAAATGGACAAGTTGTAGAATATGGGTTGACTAAGGAGGTTTTTCAACCTGAATTAATCAAAGAATTATTTGGAATATGTGTTAAAAAAACTGGGGAACAAGGACTTGTGGTCCTTCCAAATATGTAA
- a CDS encoding ABC transporter ATP-binding protein, translating to MDHIISIKDVTKKYENFIAVNHLNLDIEKGSFLGLLGPNGAGKTTLIKMLVGLLKPNSGNIYIKNQKMSRSNSFLKNTIGIVPQHINLDKELSVKENLIFAAKLYKLKGKVREEKIENLLEFSDLKNIQNKAAKHLSGGMQRKLMITKALINDPEILFLDEPTVGIDLNTRRKIWDMLKGMKDMGKTILLTTHYIEEAECLCDKIALMDQGKIFYCNTSENLKGNLGTFTVEHFNDHNITEYNYFDSLDEAKLYAHSLCDEYILRNTNLEDVFYNFTNRKVI from the coding sequence GTGGACCACATCATTTCAATAAAAGATGTAACCAAAAAATATGAAAATTTTATTGCTGTGAATCATCTGAATCTAGATATTGAAAAGGGTAGTTTTTTAGGACTTTTAGGACCTAATGGAGCAGGAAAAACTACTTTAATCAAAATGCTTGTAGGTTTACTCAAGCCAAATAGTGGGAACATATACATTAAAAATCAAAAAATGTCTAGATCTAATTCCTTTTTAAAAAACACCATTGGAATTGTACCTCAGCATATTAATTTAGATAAAGAACTTTCTGTCAAAGAGAACCTTATCTTTGCTGCTAAGCTTTATAAATTAAAAGGAAAAGTAAGAGAAGAGAAAATAGAAAATCTTTTAGAGTTTTCTGATCTTAAAAATATCCAAAATAAAGCAGCTAAACATTTATCTGGAGGTATGCAAAGAAAACTAATGATTACAAAAGCTTTAATCAATGATCCTGAAATCTTATTTTTAGACGAACCTACTGTAGGAATTGATTTAAATACAAGAAGAAAAATATGGGACATGCTAAAGGGTATGAAAGATATGGGAAAAACGATTCTTCTGACTACTCATTATATTGAAGAAGCGGAATGTCTTTGTGATAAAATTGCTTTAATGGATCAAGGAAAAATATTTTATTGTAATACAAGTGAAAATTTAAAAGGAAACTTGGGCACTTTTACTGTAGAACATTTTAATGATCATAATATTACAGAATATAATTATTTTGATTCTTTAGACGAAGCAAAATTATATGCACATTCTCTTTGTGATGAATACATATTAAGAAATACAAATTTAGAAGATGTCTTTTATAATTTTACAAATAGGAAGGTAATATAG
- a CDS encoding sirohydrochlorin cobaltochelatase — translation MKKIKILSLLMAILMVAGVFAGCGKTTTTETTKEESNKVKKGILVTSFGTSYEDTRKVTIDAVEEKIKKAFPDYEVRRAFTSNIIIKKLKERDKIEVDTLAQGLEKMKKDGFEEVIVQPLHVIAGEEFNDIVDEVSKFNDGTFKKLALGKPILYTPEDYKIAVDGLKEQLPQNKEGHAVVLMGHGSPNHAGNASYSNLQMVIDEQKLPVYVGTVEGYPTLENVIKKLKRDKIKEVTLMPYMLVAGDHAQNDMAGDEDDSWKTILKKEGFSVDTYLHGLGENPRYQDIYVNHTKEAIEGNGFEIPKPVVYEEKGNMQEGKKGMLVVSFGTSYADTRKVTIDATEEKIKKAYPDYEVRRAFTSEIIIKKLKERDKIEIDNPKEALKKMKEDGFEEIIVQPLHVIAGAEYTDLLRDVAPYEKAFKKITVGTPILNTSEDYKVAVEALKVQLPKLSQGQAVVLMGHGSPNHSGNASYSNLQLAIDEAKLSVYVGTVEGYPTLEGVIEKLKKDNIKEVTLMPYMLVAGDHAQNDMAGDEDDSWKTILKKEGFTVNIYLHGLGENPKYQEIYVNHAKEAIEK, via the coding sequence ATGAAAAAAATTAAAATTTTAAGTTTATTAATGGCAATACTTATGGTAGCAGGAGTTTTTGCTGGCTGTGGAAAAACTACTACAACAGAAACAACAAAAGAGGAGAGTAATAAAGTGAAAAAAGGTATTTTAGTTACAAGCTTTGGAACAAGCTATGAGGACACAAGAAAAGTAACTATTGATGCAGTAGAAGAAAAAATAAAAAAGGCTTTTCCTGATTATGAAGTAAGAAGAGCATTTACATCTAATATTATTATCAAAAAATTAAAAGAAAGAGATAAAATAGAAGTAGATACTTTAGCACAAGGTCTTGAAAAAATGAAAAAAGATGGTTTTGAAGAAGTAATCGTACAACCATTACATGTCATTGCAGGAGAAGAATTTAATGATATTGTAGATGAAGTTTCTAAATTTAATGATGGAACTTTCAAAAAACTAGCACTTGGAAAACCTATTTTATATACTCCAGAGGATTATAAAATAGCAGTAGACGGTTTAAAAGAACAACTTCCACAAAACAAAGAAGGACATGCAGTAGTACTTATGGGACATGGAAGTCCAAATCATGCAGGAAATGCAAGTTACTCTAATCTTCAAATGGTTATTGATGAACAAAAATTACCTGTTTATGTAGGAACAGTAGAAGGATATCCAACACTAGAAAATGTAATTAAAAAATTGAAAAGAGATAAGATTAAAGAAGTAACATTAATGCCATATATGTTAGTAGCAGGAGATCATGCACAAAATGATATGGCAGGAGATGAAGATGATTCTTGGAAAACAATTCTTAAAAAAGAAGGATTTAGTGTAGATACATATCTTCATGGATTAGGAGAAAATCCAAGATATCAAGATATTTATGTAAATCATACAAAAGAAGCTATAGAAGGAAATGGATTTGAGATTCCAAAACCTGTAGTTTATGAAGAAAAAGGAAATATGCAAGAAGGTAAAAAAGGAATGCTTGTAGTAAGTTTTGGAACAAGTTATGCAGATACAAGAAAAGTAACGATTGATGCAACAGAAGAAAAAATAAAAAAGGCATATCCTGATTATGAAGTAAGAAGAGCATTTACATCTGAGATTATCATTAAAAAATTAAAAGAAAGAGATAAAATTGAAATTGATAATCCAAAAGAGGCTTTAAAGAAAATGAAAGAAGACGGTTTTGAAGAAATAATCGTACAACCATTACATGTGATTGCAGGAGCTGAATACACAGATCTATTAAGAGATGTAGCACCATATGAAAAAGCTTTCAAAAAAATAACAGTAGGAACACCTATTTTAAATACTTCAGAAGATTACAAAGTAGCGGTAGAAGCATTAAAAGTCCAACTTCCAAAATTATCACAAGGTCAAGCAGTAGTACTTATGGGACATGGAAGTCCAAATCATTCAGGAAATGCAAGTTATTCTAATCTTCAATTAGCAATTGATGAAGCAAAATTATCTGTTTATGTAGGAACAGTAGAAGGATATCCAACGCTTGAAGGTGTTATTGAAAAATTGAAAAAAGATAATATCAAAGAAGTAACATTAATGCCATACATGTTAGTAGCAGGAGACCATGCACAAAATGATATGGCAGGAGATGAAGATGATTCTTGGAAAACAATTCTTAAAAAAGAAGGATTTACAGTAAATATTTATCTTCATGGATTAGGGGAAAATCCAAAATATCAAGAAATTTATGTAAATCATGCAAAAGAAGCAATAGAAAAATAA
- a CDS encoding ABC transporter permease — translation MEILTILWREFVFFKKRAFKITSAAVITPLLYLLAFGWGLGSNVSIEGFSYLHYIIPGVIAMSTMHTSFNAVSLRISVARLHEKSFEYYMTAPVNMCLLTLGYVLSGALRGMYAGLIILIVSYMFGAYIHISFSFLFICFLNSMLFAAFGYFAAMIINTHYDMNRFTSFIITPMTFLCGTFFSLQKMPHIIRGFINLLPLTHAISGLRNIALKGESSLFSIMILSLYFIVFYALGVYTSYREI, via the coding sequence ATGGAAATTTTGACAATACTATGGAGAGAGTTTGTTTTTTTTAAAAAAAGAGCCTTTAAAATTACTTCAGCTGCTGTCATAACCCCTCTTTTGTATCTTCTTGCATTTGGGTGGGGATTAGGCTCTAATGTGTCTATAGAAGGATTTAGCTATCTACATTATATTATTCCTGGTGTGATTGCTATGTCTACTATGCATACAAGCTTTAATGCCGTATCTTTAAGAATATCTGTAGCAAGACTGCATGAAAAAAGCTTTGAATATTATATGACTGCTCCTGTAAATATGTGTTTGCTTACTTTAGGATATGTACTTTCAGGAGCATTAAGAGGAATGTATGCAGGATTGATTATTTTAATCGTATCTTATATGTTTGGTGCTTATATTCATATCTCTTTTTCATTTTTATTTATATGTTTTCTAAATAGTATGTTATTTGCAGCTTTTGGATATTTTGCAGCCATGATCATTAATACTCACTATGATATGAATAGATTTACAAGTTTTATTATTACTCCTATGACTTTTTTATGTGGTACTTTCTTTTCTTTACAAAAAATGCCTCATATCATTAGAGGTTTTATTAATCTTCTTCCTCTTACCCATGCTATATCAGGTCTTAGAAATATAGCATTAAAAGGAGAGAGTAGTTTATTTTCTATCATGATTTTATCTTTATATTTTATAGTGTTTTACGCCTTAGGTGTTTATACAAGTTACAGAGAAATATAA